From a single Haladaptatus caseinilyticus genomic region:
- a CDS encoding peroxiredoxin gives MSDDFPLPDNLPVPDDDGVADHLQGMEMPNVSLSATDSTTINLQELPPRTVIYVYPLTGRPDKDVIPEGWEDVPGARGCTPESCGFRSHYDALRENGVGEVFGLSTQSSEYQREARDRLHLPFEMLSDAEQELTHELDLPMFTIKGDEYLKRLTLVISDGCIEHVFYPIFPPDEHANEVLKWVTDNPR, from the coding sequence ATGTCCGATGACTTTCCACTTCCGGACAACTTACCCGTACCGGATGACGATGGAGTGGCCGACCATCTCCAGGGGATGGAGATGCCCAACGTCTCCCTCTCAGCGACCGACAGCACGACGATCAACCTCCAAGAACTGCCCCCTCGAACAGTTATCTACGTCTATCCACTGACTGGGCGGCCAGACAAGGACGTGATCCCAGAAGGGTGGGAAGACGTCCCGGGAGCTCGTGGCTGTACTCCTGAGTCATGCGGGTTTCGTAGTCATTACGATGCACTTCGAGAGAATGGAGTTGGGGAGGTATTTGGACTGTCTACGCAGTCAAGTGAGTACCAACGCGAAGCCCGTGATCGTTTGCACCTCCCCTTTGAGATGCTGAGTGATGCCGAGCAGGAGTTGACACATGAGCTTGACTTGCCGATGTTCACTATCAAGGGAGATGAGTACTTGAAGCGATTGACACTAGTGATCTCTGATGGATGTATTGAACACGTCTTCTATCCGATTTTCCCACCAGACGAACATGCGAATGAAGTGCTAAAGTGGGTAACGGATAATCCCCGCTAA
- the sugE gene encoding quaternary ammonium compound efflux SMR transporter SugE: MSWTYLLIAALFEVGWAIGLEYTEGFTRPVPSVLTSIAMVISMGLLAQSVKTLPIGTAYAVWTGIGAVGTAIAGILLFGEPRNVSRFLFIGFIIAGVAGLKLTGSH, encoded by the coding sequence ATGTCATGGACGTATCTCCTCATTGCTGCCCTCTTTGAGGTTGGCTGGGCGATCGGTCTTGAATACACTGAAGGGTTCACTCGCCCCGTTCCCAGCGTATTGACTAGTATCGCGATGGTTATCAGTATGGGGTTGCTCGCACAATCGGTCAAAACACTTCCAATCGGAACAGCCTATGCTGTCTGGACTGGCATCGGAGCAGTTGGGACTGCTATCGCTGGAATTCTCCTTTTTGGAGAACCACGAAATGTGTCTCGATTTCTGTTCATCGGGTTCATCATCGCTGGTGTTGCCGGCTTAAAACTTACTGGCAGTCACTGA
- a CDS encoding class I SAM-dependent methyltransferase: MMPEWFFDEQQHAGEEHVDPDQVARYDEKIPFNPSDEIELLQKHGLSTEDTVIDFATGTGEFPLAIAEYCDHVVAVDVSETMLEKARGKVEASNIENIELIQSGIVSYIHQREPASFVFSKNAFHHLPDFWKVEALKTVGEALEPGGIFRFRDLVFSFEPVDSHENIEAWLEGMEPTLFTDEELNNHFRKEFSTYDFLMEPMLERTGFEILGASYRQGFYASYTCKWQEDSK; this comes from the coding sequence ATGATGCCGGAATGGTTCTTCGATGAGCAGCAGCACGCTGGTGAGGAGCACGTAGATCCCGATCAAGTCGCTCGATACGATGAGAAAATACCATTCAATCCATCCGATGAAATTGAACTCCTCCAAAAGCATGGACTATCGACCGAGGACACAGTTATCGACTTCGCTACCGGAACGGGTGAGTTTCCACTTGCGATCGCTGAATACTGCGATCATGTTGTGGCAGTCGATGTTTCGGAGACGATGTTGGAGAAAGCACGCGGAAAGGTTGAAGCTAGTAATATAGAGAACATTGAGTTGATCCAGAGTGGGATTGTGAGTTATATCCATCAAAGAGAGCCTGCTTCGTTTGTTTTCTCGAAGAACGCGTTTCATCACCTTCCTGATTTCTGGAAGGTCGAGGCACTCAAAACAGTCGGTGAAGCCCTCGAGCCAGGCGGTATCTTCCGGTTTCGGGATCTTGTCTTTTCATTTGAACCCGTAGATAGTCACGAAAATATCGAAGCGTGGCTCGAGGGAATGGAACCAACGCTCTTCACTGATGAAGAGCTCAACAATCATTTCCGCAAGGAGTTCAGCACGTACGACTTCTTGATGGAACCCATGCTGGAACGAACAGGGTTCGAGATTCTTGGTGCGTCGTACCGACAAGGGTTCTACGCATCGTATACCTGCAAATGGCAGGAGGATTCAAAATAG
- a CDS encoding helix-turn-helix domain-containing protein, whose protein sequence is MTGSEVATLFTIYANDQESVTEGIEAIRTSEHVHSVSQMASGFRQTSVPKPGNATRELLVVHDGRKQISQPLTSRGFVCTGPIDIRGGREYWSLVTNHDRETVRVKLDEVCAQMSAEINLRSMKQQSRGTTPTTLPADQFTKRQLEVFQLAREQGYYEYPKETTAGELADELAITTSTLHEHLYKVEAVLLGRDGMTRLE, encoded by the coding sequence ATGACTGGCAGCGAAGTTGCGACGCTTTTCACGATCTACGCGAACGATCAGGAATCGGTAACGGAGGGTATCGAAGCCATTCGTACGTCTGAGCACGTTCATTCTGTCTCTCAGATGGCATCTGGTTTCCGGCAGACTTCGGTTCCAAAGCCGGGAAATGCGACGCGAGAGCTCCTTGTTGTTCACGATGGACGAAAGCAGATCAGTCAGCCACTCACTTCTCGTGGATTCGTGTGTACAGGACCGATCGACATTCGAGGTGGGCGGGAGTATTGGAGTCTCGTAACGAACCATGACCGGGAAACAGTCCGAGTCAAGCTTGATGAAGTTTGTGCGCAGATGAGCGCGGAGATTAATCTGCGGAGTATGAAGCAGCAGAGCCGTGGAACTACGCCGACCACACTTCCAGCGGATCAGTTCACAAAGCGCCAATTAGAGGTATTCCAGCTCGCTCGTGAGCAGGGGTACTACGAGTACCCGAAGGAGACGACGGCCGGAGAATTGGCTGACGAATTAGCGATTACCACATCAACGCTCCACGAACACCTTTACAAAGTGGAGGCGGTCTTATTAGGGAGGGACGGCATGACGCGACTCGAATAG
- the gfo6 gene encoding D-xylose 1-dehydrogenase Gfo6 has product MELIKYLDDFNERDWQYTSEGTVRLALVGLGWWTVDMVLPAVKDSDLCCTTTVVSSSKNKAEKTASSEATIEHAITYEEFHDGEAKEAFDAVYIATPNARHLEYAETAAKLGKDVLCEKPMEATAERAQRLVSVCDSNDVLLMIAYRVQTQPAIRRARELIDNGFIGKPVQAYGSYSQPLLGMFSNPDQWRLDSDLSGYGTSIMDLGIYPINTLRFLLRSDPTAVTAQTESFHEDFSDVSDERSAYTLTFENGTHAVCTASQNAYGDSQLKLTGTDGQIDLSPVFNGECTLELARSNTTVQISFENVDEMKEEFDYFADKILCSGSVFPDGQHGLVDMRTLQAIYRAARSGQVEQIK; this is encoded by the coding sequence ATGGAGTTAATTAAGTACCTGGATGATTTTAACGAGCGAGACTGGCAATATACTAGCGAGGGAACTGTCAGGCTTGCACTAGTAGGATTAGGTTGGTGGACTGTCGATATGGTACTCCCTGCAGTGAAGGATTCGGACCTCTGTTGTACGACTACCGTCGTCAGTAGCTCGAAAAACAAAGCCGAAAAAACCGCGTCGAGCGAAGCAACAATTGAACACGCGATTACTTACGAAGAGTTCCACGACGGGGAAGCCAAAGAAGCCTTTGACGCGGTATATATAGCGACGCCAAACGCACGACATCTGGAGTATGCGGAAACAGCAGCCAAATTAGGGAAGGACGTTCTCTGTGAAAAACCGATGGAAGCGACCGCTGAACGCGCTCAACGCCTCGTCAGTGTTTGTGATTCGAACGACGTTCTACTTATGATTGCATATCGGGTGCAAACTCAGCCCGCAATCCGTCGTGCGCGTGAATTGATCGATAACGGTTTTATTGGGAAACCTGTCCAAGCGTACGGAAGCTATTCGCAACCGCTCCTCGGCATGTTCTCAAATCCGGATCAGTGGAGACTTGATTCGGATCTTTCTGGATATGGTACTTCGATCATGGACCTGGGAATTTATCCCATTAACACACTTCGATTCCTGTTACGAAGCGATCCGACAGCAGTGACTGCACAAACCGAGTCTTTCCATGAAGATTTTTCCGACGTATCTGATGAGCGGTCCGCTTATACGTTGACGTTCGAGAATGGTACGCATGCCGTCTGTACCGCTAGTCAAAACGCGTACGGTGATTCACAGCTCAAACTTACCGGAACAGACGGGCAAATAGACCTCAGTCCGGTATTTAACGGCGAGTGTACGTTGGAACTCGCCCGCTCGAATACCACTGTCCAAATCAGTTTCGAAAATGTGGACGAAATGAAAGAAGAATTTGACTATTTCGCTGATAAAATTCTTTGCTCAGGGTCTGTCTTTCCCGATGGACAACACGGACTCGTCGATATGCGGACATTGCAGGCGATCTATCGGGCAGCCCGCAGCGGACAGGTAGAACAAATCAAATGA
- a CDS encoding acyl-CoA dehydrogenase family protein, with protein sequence MRFDLTKDQRALRDEVRKFTKEEIKPEARDLDREEEYPSAIFDELSERRLTGVTLPEEYGGRDEGLVELALMIEELSAGLMSVASIIGLHLGVAEVIERFGTELQREEFLPEMASFDAVGALGLSEANAGSNKLEMETTAERDGDEWILNGHKQWVTNFLDADYVLTYAKTGPDEDAPHNISAFLVPTDDFEVETVWETLGANSVKTPRVSLANVPVLDDRLIGEENEGYVQRGELHTGVNVPARGVGIARAALEDTVAYTSSREQYGQHISDFQGVSWEVSKMAERVDTARLLTLRAADCADRGHDATREFSMAKINATQAAVDNANKAMQLHGGIGYTTEHDVERYLRDAKLLTIAGGPNESYKNTLTEAVFEQHDD encoded by the coding sequence ATGAGGTTCGACCTGACCAAGGACCAACGGGCGCTGCGAGATGAGGTTCGAAAATTCACAAAAGAGGAGATTAAACCGGAGGCCAGAGATCTTGACCGAGAGGAGGAGTATCCGAGCGCGATCTTCGACGAACTCAGCGAACGTCGTTTGACGGGCGTAACGCTTCCAGAAGAGTACGGGGGCCGAGATGAAGGCCTCGTGGAACTCGCGTTGATGATCGAAGAGCTATCGGCTGGCCTCATGTCCGTGGCGAGCATCATTGGACTTCATCTGGGAGTTGCGGAAGTTATCGAGCGCTTCGGAACCGAACTTCAGCGCGAGGAATTCCTTCCCGAGATGGCATCGTTCGACGCTGTTGGCGCCCTCGGCTTGAGTGAGGCGAACGCAGGGAGTAATAAGCTGGAGATGGAGACCACCGCCGAACGTGACGGCGACGAGTGGATTCTTAACGGCCACAAGCAGTGGGTGACGAACTTCCTTGACGCGGACTACGTCCTCACGTACGCGAAGACCGGCCCAGATGAGGACGCGCCACACAACATCAGTGCGTTTCTCGTCCCGACCGACGACTTCGAAGTCGAGACGGTGTGGGAAACGCTGGGTGCGAACAGCGTGAAGACCCCGCGCGTCTCCCTTGCGAACGTTCCCGTTCTCGATGATCGACTCATCGGCGAGGAAAACGAAGGCTACGTCCAGCGTGGAGAGCTACATACTGGTGTGAATGTTCCCGCTCGGGGCGTCGGTATTGCTCGCGCTGCCCTCGAAGACACGGTGGCCTACACGAGCAGTCGTGAGCAGTACGGCCAGCACATCAGCGATTTCCAAGGAGTCAGCTGGGAAGTCAGCAAGATGGCTGAACGAGTCGATACCGCCCGGTTACTCACCCTCCGCGCAGCCGACTGTGCAGATCGCGGACACGACGCCACACGCGAGTTTAGTATGGCGAAAATCAATGCGACACAGGCCGCAGTGGACAACGCTAACAAGGCGATGCAACTCCACGGCGGTATCGGCTACACGACGGAACACGACGTCGAGCGGTATCTGCGTGACGCGAAACTACTCACGATTGCTGGTGGCCCGAACGAGAGCTACAAGAACACGCTCACTGAGGCCGTCTTCGAGCAGCACGACGACTAA
- a CDS encoding antibiotic biosynthesis monooxygenase family protein translates to MYLVTFRLEPGEYDEEFHKLNDAIQAAAKETDGYLGKRTWNASESEEILVVYYWKSLNALESFGAASDHKQAKQRWTEWYDAYEVTVTEVLETYGSGFSEDADPPK, encoded by the coding sequence ATGTATCTTGTCACGTTCCGTCTTGAACCGGGTGAGTACGATGAGGAATTTCACAAGTTGAACGACGCGATACAAGCAGCTGCTAAAGAGACGGATGGGTATCTCGGTAAACGCACGTGGAACGCCTCGGAGAGTGAGGAGATTCTTGTCGTGTACTACTGGAAGTCACTGAACGCGCTTGAGTCATTTGGAGCGGCTTCAGACCACAAACAGGCGAAGCAGCGGTGGACAGAGTGGTACGACGCGTACGAGGTCACCGTTACAGAAGTGCTCGAAACGTACGGGAGTGGCTTCAGTGAGGACGCAGACCCACCCAAATAG
- a CDS encoding Gfo/Idh/MocA family protein, whose translation MGESLRYGIIGCIGIGQTHGQAVQNADGVELVACADVVPENGQSFAEEFECAAYTDTTEMIEDANIDAVSVCTPSGTHSRVVTEVAEAGADVLCEKPLDVFADRMDRMITACNNAGVTLAGVFQRRYDPAALRVKSAIAEGDLGKVVLGDTAVKWFRSQEYYDSGDWRGTRKMDGGVLMNQAIHMIDRLCWLVGDVEEVWATVDNVDRRLDCEDTAAIAVRFANGALGTIEGTTAVKGGLTRTEVNGTEGSITIEEDDVSHFEVGTGEESFYSPETEIQDVVGKVSPLGEGHEAVVQDFVNALHEGRRPAVTGQEARSPVDLILAAYAAAERGEPVSPADVREGEIGGSQIRAEDRE comes from the coding sequence ATGGGAGAGTCGCTTAGATACGGAATAATCGGTTGTATAGGAATCGGGCAGACGCATGGTCAAGCAGTGCAGAATGCTGACGGTGTAGAACTCGTTGCGTGCGCAGATGTCGTCCCGGAAAACGGTCAGTCGTTCGCCGAGGAATTCGAGTGTGCCGCCTACACAGATACGACCGAGATGATAGAAGACGCTAACATCGATGCGGTCAGCGTCTGCACACCCAGCGGGACGCATTCGCGGGTCGTTACTGAAGTTGCCGAGGCTGGTGCGGATGTACTCTGTGAGAAACCGCTCGATGTTTTCGCCGACCGAATGGACAGGATGATAACGGCCTGTAACAATGCCGGTGTGACTCTCGCAGGCGTGTTCCAACGACGTTACGATCCAGCTGCTCTGAGGGTAAAGAGTGCGATCGCCGAGGGCGATCTGGGCAAGGTAGTACTCGGTGACACAGCAGTGAAATGGTTTCGTTCACAGGAGTATTATGACTCCGGCGACTGGCGCGGCACCCGCAAGATGGATGGCGGTGTACTCATGAACCAGGCAATCCACATGATCGATCGCCTTTGCTGGCTTGTCGGTGATGTTGAAGAAGTCTGGGCAACCGTTGACAACGTCGACCGGAGACTTGACTGTGAGGATACCGCCGCAATAGCAGTCCGGTTTGCAAACGGCGCTCTCGGTACTATCGAGGGAACTACGGCTGTCAAAGGAGGATTGACTCGAACGGAAGTCAACGGTACAGAGGGTTCGATCACCATTGAGGAAGACGATGTCTCACATTTTGAAGTCGGTACGGGTGAGGAAAGCTTCTACAGCCCGGAGACGGAAATACAAGATGTAGTGGGTAAAGTTTCCCCACTCGGAGAGGGTCACGAGGCCGTCGTGCAGGACTTCGTAAATGCTCTCCACGAGGGCCGCCGTCCTGCAGTCACCGGTCAAGAGGCTCGCAGCCCAGTTGATCTCATCCTTGCTGCGTATGCCGCGGCAGAACGAGGTGAGCCAGTTAGCCCCGCCGACGTTCGTGAAGGTGAAATTGGGGGTTCACAGATCCGTGCGGAGGATCGAGAGTGA
- a CDS encoding trans-sulfuration enzyme family protein, translated as MTQHDNRPTENRFATIAVGAADTEKRPHRGGTSDVVPPIHLSTTFEWGSGDSANEHDYSRESNPTRAALEEQLARLEGGEYALAFASGMAATSTTILSLVPPGGHLVSSDSIYSGTEKLLTELAAGHLNVDVDFVDARDPENVAAAVDSETDLIWAETPTNPLIRLCDIQAIADIADNHNSLFGVDSTFASPYFQAPLELGADIVVHSTTKYLNGHSDSIGGAIITNDDGAFEQLAFAQRIGLGNMLSPFDCYLVGRGVKTLPARMDHHETNAMAVARFLESHDRVAHVYYPGLESHPQHDLASEQMSGYSGMLSFEFDGTLVELEAFIEGLEVFTPGASLGGTESLIEVPSLMIPDEFSRSEDSAEIPETLVRVSVGLEDADDLCEDLRKALP; from the coding sequence ATGACACAACATGACAACCGGCCAACCGAGAACCGATTTGCAACCATTGCTGTTGGCGCCGCTGATACTGAGAAGCGTCCCCACAGAGGTGGCACAAGCGATGTCGTCCCGCCAATCCACCTATCGACCACGTTCGAGTGGGGGAGTGGGGACAGTGCAAACGAACACGACTACTCACGTGAGAGTAACCCGACACGGGCGGCCCTCGAAGAGCAGTTAGCTCGACTCGAAGGCGGCGAGTATGCATTGGCGTTCGCTTCGGGAATGGCCGCTACTTCGACCACAATACTGTCACTGGTCCCGCCGGGTGGCCACCTCGTCTCCTCTGACTCCATCTATAGTGGCACCGAAAAACTACTCACGGAACTCGCTGCTGGACACCTCAACGTCGATGTAGACTTCGTCGACGCTCGCGACCCTGAAAACGTTGCGGCAGCAGTTGATTCAGAGACTGACTTGATTTGGGCAGAGACGCCGACCAACCCGCTGATACGCCTGTGCGACATTCAGGCGATTGCCGACATCGCTGACAATCACAACAGCTTGTTCGGAGTTGATAGTACTTTTGCGAGTCCGTACTTCCAAGCACCGCTCGAGTTAGGTGCTGACATTGTTGTCCACAGCACCACTAAGTACCTCAACGGGCATTCCGACTCGATCGGTGGTGCCATCATCACCAACGACGACGGAGCTTTTGAGCAGTTAGCGTTCGCACAGCGGATCGGACTTGGGAATATGCTGTCGCCGTTTGACTGTTATCTGGTTGGGCGAGGAGTGAAGACACTGCCGGCGCGGATGGACCACCACGAAACCAACGCAATGGCAGTTGCGCGGTTCCTCGAAAGCCACGATCGGGTAGCACATGTCTATTATCCGGGACTTGAGAGTCACCCACAACACGACCTTGCGAGTGAGCAGATGTCGGGGTACAGCGGGATGTTATCGTTCGAGTTTGACGGGACGCTCGTCGAGCTTGAAGCATTCATTGAGGGGCTCGAGGTGTTTACACCGGGGGCGAGTCTTGGTGGAACGGAGAGTTTGATTGAGGTTCCGTCGTTGATGATTCCCGACGAGTTCAGCCGTAGTGAGGATTCAGCGGAGATTCCGGAGACTCTGGTCCGGGTATCCGTTGGCCTCGAAGACGCTGATGACCTCTGCGAGGACCTTCGGAAGGCGCTACCGTAG
- a CDS encoding Gfo/Idh/MocA family protein — MTDNYCIAIAGIGAVAKMHAKSIADLPNAELVAGSCRTEDKGQAFADDYGCTYHSDTEEMLTTTEPDVLIICTPSGAHLEPTLAAAERGIHVLCEKPLEITTERIDAMIAACEEAGVRLGGVFPQRYNPVIETMYTAAAGERFGRLAVTNAYVPWWREDAYYEDSWQGTEALDGGGAMMNQSIHTVDAVQWLAGAGMDIPPTENPVAEVTAYVDTLAHEGDLIEVEDTAVAVLRFRDGTVGQLLGATSMYPGSLKRIQLGGRNGTVEVLEDELLTWQFREEHQEDAEIRKTFTETTSGGGSADPMSIDYHYHRRNIEAYFDALDSNEPFMLDGPEARKAVEIIEAVYESADRGEPIKLE; from the coding sequence ATGACGGATAACTACTGTATTGCAATTGCAGGCATTGGAGCGGTAGCAAAGATGCATGCGAAGTCGATCGCCGACCTCCCGAATGCCGAACTCGTTGCAGGGTCGTGCCGAACCGAAGACAAAGGACAAGCCTTCGCCGACGACTACGGGTGTACATACCACTCAGACACGGAAGAGATGCTGACCACCACAGAACCGGATGTACTCATCATCTGTACGCCAAGCGGTGCGCATCTTGAACCAACGCTCGCCGCTGCTGAACGTGGTATTCACGTTCTATGCGAAAAACCCCTCGAGATCACGACCGAACGCATAGATGCGATGATCGCGGCTTGTGAGGAAGCGGGCGTTCGACTTGGGGGCGTCTTTCCACAACGATATAACCCCGTGATCGAGACGATGTATACTGCGGCGGCTGGGGAGCGATTCGGGCGACTTGCCGTTACGAACGCGTACGTGCCGTGGTGGCGTGAAGACGCATACTATGAAGATTCATGGCAAGGAACCGAAGCGCTCGACGGAGGCGGTGCCATGATGAATCAGTCGATTCACACCGTTGACGCTGTTCAGTGGCTGGCTGGTGCAGGGATGGACATCCCACCAACCGAAAACCCAGTCGCAGAAGTAACAGCGTATGTGGACACACTTGCGCATGAAGGCGACCTCATCGAGGTGGAGGACACCGCCGTGGCCGTGCTTCGATTCCGCGACGGTACGGTCGGTCAGTTGCTTGGTGCAACGTCGATGTACCCGGGGTCGCTGAAGCGCATTCAACTCGGAGGGCGTAATGGAACCGTAGAGGTCCTCGAAGACGAGCTCTTAACGTGGCAGTTCCGTGAGGAGCATCAAGAAGACGCCGAGATCCGCAAGACCTTCACCGAAACGACGAGTGGAGGCGGCTCCGCTGATCCGATGTCCATCGATTACCACTATCACCGTCGAAATATAGAGGCGTACTTCGACGCCTTAGATTCTAACGAGCCGTTCATGCTCGATGGGCCGGAAGCGCGCAAAGCCGTCGAGATAATCGAGGCTGTCTACGAGTCTGCCGACCGTGGGGAGCCAATCAAGCTCGAGTGA
- a CDS encoding TrmB family transcriptional regulator has protein sequence MTSFRDLGLSSYEEKAYRGLLTLRFGTAEEISEASDVPMGRIYDVLSSLESQNVIRRQPDRHPRTYVAVEPDHAVDRLLTARRRDLHRQQTQYETIAAEVLTELESIAPVEGHFWPATVGQKKLLDDRLDAATNTLVITATTTAGGLFGFEEVYTQTIDRLTDTLDRGVSVRFLFTDQFVAEMPDPLVTELDQLLDVYENFELRTTATLYTTYDVIDEKNICVYVANPFDQNSILGTIQVTNENIVQFVQK, from the coding sequence ATGACTTCGTTTCGTGATCTCGGACTCTCAAGTTATGAAGAAAAAGCATATCGAGGGCTGTTGACGCTCAGATTTGGTACTGCCGAGGAAATTTCTGAAGCGAGTGACGTCCCAATGGGCCGTATCTATGACGTTCTTTCCAGTCTTGAGTCACAGAACGTTATCCGTCGACAACCAGACCGCCACCCGCGAACCTATGTTGCTGTCGAACCTGACCATGCTGTTGATCGCTTGCTTACGGCACGTCGCCGTGATCTTCACCGACAACAAACACAATACGAAACGATCGCAGCAGAAGTTCTCACCGAATTGGAATCCATCGCCCCGGTGGAAGGCCATTTCTGGCCTGCGACCGTCGGTCAGAAAAAGCTATTGGATGATCGATTGGATGCCGCTACCAATACACTCGTAATCACTGCGACCACGACCGCTGGTGGACTCTTCGGCTTTGAAGAAGTATATACACAAACGATTGACCGCCTTACCGATACGCTCGATCGAGGTGTGAGCGTTCGATTCCTATTCACAGACCAGTTTGTTGCGGAAATGCCTGACCCACTCGTTACAGAACTCGACCAGCTTCTTGATGTCTATGAGAACTTTGAGCTTCGAACGACAGCTACGCTCTACACCACCTACGATGTTATTGACGAGAAAAATATCTGTGTATACGTCGCGAATCCATTCGACCAAAATTCGATCCTTGGGACGATCCAAGTGACCAATGAGAACATCGTCCAGTTCGTCCAGAAGTAA
- a CDS encoding ribbon-helix-helix domain-containing protein yields the protein MKNMTVRLERDEIEELEKEAKKRDESRSEYVRQIIRNRDSTHSTLDSDVESSFLREALSRLEGEIERLHEENNRLTRQLEADPVPAVEDSKETSLLTRAKSWMFGRSEMNAD from the coding sequence ATGAAGAATATGACCGTCCGGCTTGAGAGAGACGAAATAGAGGAGTTGGAGAAAGAAGCGAAGAAACGAGATGAATCCAGAAGTGAATACGTCCGTCAAATCATCCGTAATCGTGATTCAACGCATTCAACACTGGATTCAGATGTTGAATCCTCTTTCCTGAGAGAGGCTCTCTCCCGGCTTGAAGGCGAAATTGAGCGATTGCACGAAGAAAATAACCGGCTGACGCGACAACTCGAAGCCGATCCGGTCCCGGCGGTCGAAGATAGTAAGGAGACGTCACTACTCACACGTGCAAAGTCATGGATGTTCGGTCGATCAGAAATGAATGCAGATTGA
- a CDS encoding sugar phosphate isomerase/epimerase family protein, which produces MSEDSTQNETSSASNTFTLSGFADEIDPDLEIQLDLLEELGIDYFDLRGIDDTNVLDLHDDDLERIRDAIEEHGLSVSCIGSPIGKIDITEDFEPHMERFERAIEVAKFFDVEYIRIFSYYIPEGDDPAEHRTSVMDRMRWKAKRSEESDVTLLHENEKDIYGDTAERCRDVLTTVDSPNLRAAFDPANFVEIGVEAYPYAFTLLAEYIDYLHVKDAEMGERGEIRPAGQGDGGFNELVHVLEERGFSSFASLEPHLAFAGRSTGLSGSEGFKTAVDAFRDVLDDADVNYV; this is translated from the coding sequence ATGTCAGAAGACAGCACACAGAACGAAACGTCGAGTGCCTCAAATACATTCACACTCTCGGGATTCGCCGACGAAATCGACCCCGATCTTGAAATACAGTTAGACCTGCTCGAAGAACTCGGCATCGACTACTTTGATCTCAGAGGCATCGACGACACAAACGTTCTCGACCTTCATGACGACGACCTCGAACGTATACGAGACGCCATCGAGGAGCACGGACTCAGTGTCTCTTGCATCGGGTCACCGATCGGGAAAATCGATATAACCGAAGATTTTGAGCCTCACATGGAACGCTTCGAAAGAGCCATCGAGGTCGCGAAATTTTTCGATGTTGAGTACATTCGGATCTTTTCGTACTACATTCCCGAAGGTGATGACCCCGCTGAACACCGAACGTCGGTAATGGATCGTATGCGTTGGAAAGCCAAGCGATCCGAAGAATCGGATGTGACTCTCCTCCACGAGAACGAGAAGGATATCTACGGAGATACGGCTGAGCGATGCCGAGACGTTCTCACGACTGTTGACTCTCCAAATCTCCGCGCAGCGTTCGATCCGGCAAACTTCGTCGAAATTGGCGTCGAGGCCTATCCATACGCGTTCACACTTCTCGCCGAGTACATCGACTATCTCCACGTCAAAGATGCCGAGATGGGGGAACGTGGAGAGATCCGCCCAGCTGGACAAGGTGATGGAGGCTTCAACGAGTTGGTGCACGTGCTCGAAGAGCGCGGCTTCAGTAGCTTTGCATCCCTCGAACCACATCTCGCGTTTGCCGGGCGAAGCACAGGATTGAGCGGTTCCGAGGGCTTCAAGACTGCGGTCGATGCGTTCCGCGATGTCTTGGACGACGCTGATGTGAACTACGTTTAG